One region of Streptomyces leeuwenhoekii genomic DNA includes:
- a CDS encoding phage tail protein, which yields MTDSIFATSVFFRLAIGGNDLGAFHTCSGMGAEVEMETYAEGGNNGFTWNLPGRVTWSNITLTRPVTADTAKIGRWLDETLRRVEPKDGEIVALKPDLSRIISWQVFGIVPVRWQGPSFDPASSQAAVETLEIAHEGLRPL from the coding sequence ATGACCGACAGCATCTTCGCGACGAGCGTGTTCTTCCGGCTCGCGATCGGCGGCAACGACCTGGGCGCCTTCCACACCTGCTCCGGCATGGGCGCCGAGGTCGAGATGGAGACCTACGCCGAGGGCGGCAACAACGGCTTCACCTGGAACCTGCCGGGCCGGGTGACGTGGTCCAACATCACGCTCACCCGGCCGGTCACCGCCGACACGGCGAAGATCGGCCGCTGGCTCGACGAGACGCTGCGGCGGGTGGAACCCAAGGACGGCGAGATCGTGGCCCTGAAACCCGACCTGAGCCGGATCATCAGCTGGCAGGTGTTCGGGATCGTCCCGGTGCGCTGGCAGGGGCCGTCCTTCGACCCCGCCAGTTCCCAGGCCGCGGTGGAGACCCTGGAGATCGCCCACGAGGGCCTGAGGCCGCTGTGA
- a CDS encoding LysM peptidoglycan-binding domain-containing protein, with protein sequence MSPAVRSSRARAQLTLKEPPASVGAKPGGTIARLDLQFNPSTLELRKTTEWRRSPSRMAEESALPEFVGSGPRTLSLEVFLDATATHDNSVEQAVEKLMKACVPTPASLGRKKPASPWVRFEWGTARTTSFDGVLSSLSVTYTLFDVDGRPLRATCALTIEEASVDTPGQNPTSGARTARSTHTVVAGDSLALLAWREYGDATAWRVIAEANDIDDPMALAPGTELVVPGLRDAGAEEER encoded by the coding sequence ATGTCCCCAGCGGTCCGCTCCAGCCGGGCCAGGGCCCAACTGACCCTGAAGGAGCCCCCGGCCTCGGTCGGCGCCAAGCCCGGCGGCACGATCGCCCGGCTCGACCTCCAGTTCAACCCCTCCACCCTGGAACTGCGCAAGACCACCGAGTGGCGGCGCTCCCCGTCCCGGATGGCGGAGGAGTCCGCGCTGCCCGAGTTCGTCGGCAGCGGCCCGCGCACGCTGAGCCTGGAGGTGTTCCTGGACGCCACCGCCACCCACGACAACTCCGTGGAACAGGCGGTGGAGAAGCTGATGAAGGCATGTGTGCCCACCCCGGCCAGCCTGGGCCGCAAGAAGCCCGCCAGCCCGTGGGTGCGGTTCGAATGGGGCACCGCGCGGACGACGTCGTTCGACGGCGTGCTGTCGAGCCTGTCGGTCACCTACACGCTGTTCGACGTGGACGGCAGGCCGCTGCGGGCCACCTGCGCGCTGACCATCGAGGAGGCGAGCGTCGACACACCGGGACAGAACCCGACCTCCGGCGCGCGCACCGCCCGCAGCACCCACACCGTGGTGGCCGGCGACAGCCTCGCCCTGCTGGCCTGGCGCGAGTACGGCGACGCCACGGCCTGGCGGGTCATCGCGGAGGCGAACGACATCGACGACCCGATGGCCCTCGCGCCCGGCACCGAACTGGTGGTGCCCGGGCTCAGGGACGCGGGTGCTGAGGAGGAGCGGTGA
- a CDS encoding DUF6760 family protein, protein MTYALPRLREEIAYIAYHFHWQREEILDLTHGERQQWVAEIARINTRINESG, encoded by the coding sequence GTGACGTACGCCCTTCCCCGGCTCCGGGAGGAGATCGCGTACATCGCCTACCACTTCCACTGGCAGCGCGAGGAGATCCTCGATCTCACCCACGGCGAACGCCAACAGTGGGTGGCGGAGATCGCCCGCATCAACACCCGTATCAACGAGAGCGGTTAG
- a CDS encoding phage tail sheath family protein — MPTYLTPGVYVEEVQSGARPIEGVGTAVAAFVGFAEAGPFHTPTLVTSWDQYTQLFGGFTEGTYLAHAVYGYFANGGGAAYVVRIGGSAEDASAPAADGTGRGQQAGAPRPVELGGFLVAARPGAVGVSVEIADVPGEDPPEDRFRFLVRQGGEVVETFDASTRKSVKGYLVSQARNSKLVEVTERRDAPQARPAAQTVALPDAPAAPGAVARLDPSEYVGDAAARTGFGGLETIDEITMVAVPDLMSAYQRGDIDAEGVRTVQLAVISHCEQMGDRVAVLDTPPGLTAQQARTWRNDEAGYDSRYATLYYPWVRVFDPAAGRNTTVPPSGHIAGVWARSDAERGVHKAPANEVIRGAVDLEIRLSKGEQDLLNPIGVNCVRAFPGRGVRVWGARTLSSDPAWRYLNVRRLFNYLEESILLGTQWVVFEPNDDRLWSSIRRNVAAFLTEEWRRGALFGRTAEEAFYVKCDRDNNPQESIDQGRVVCEIGVAPVKPAEFVVFRLAQFSDSTSLIDE, encoded by the coding sequence ATGCCGACGTACCTCACCCCGGGTGTGTATGTGGAGGAGGTGCAGTCCGGTGCCCGGCCGATCGAAGGCGTGGGTACCGCGGTCGCCGCGTTCGTCGGGTTCGCCGAGGCCGGCCCGTTCCACACGCCGACCCTGGTCACGAGCTGGGACCAGTACACCCAGCTCTTCGGTGGCTTCACCGAGGGCACCTACCTGGCCCACGCGGTCTACGGGTACTTCGCCAACGGCGGCGGCGCCGCCTACGTGGTGCGGATCGGAGGCTCCGCCGAGGACGCCTCGGCACCGGCCGCCGACGGGACCGGCCGGGGACAGCAGGCCGGTGCGCCGCGGCCGGTGGAGCTCGGCGGGTTCCTGGTCGCCGCCCGGCCCGGTGCCGTCGGGGTGTCGGTGGAGATCGCCGACGTACCCGGCGAGGACCCGCCGGAGGACCGGTTCCGGTTCCTGGTGCGCCAGGGCGGCGAGGTGGTGGAGACCTTCGACGCCTCCACCCGCAAGAGCGTCAAGGGGTATCTGGTCAGCCAGGCCCGCAATTCCAAGCTGGTCGAGGTCACCGAGCGGCGCGACGCCCCCCAGGCCAGGCCCGCCGCCCAGACGGTGGCGCTGCCCGACGCCCCGGCCGCACCCGGTGCGGTGGCCCGCCTGGACCCGTCGGAGTACGTCGGCGACGCCGCGGCCCGCACCGGGTTCGGGGGCCTGGAGACCATCGACGAGATCACCATGGTCGCGGTGCCGGACCTGATGAGCGCCTACCAGCGCGGGGACATCGACGCCGAGGGCGTGCGCACCGTACAGCTCGCCGTGATCTCGCACTGCGAGCAGATGGGCGACCGGGTGGCCGTCCTGGACACCCCGCCCGGCCTCACCGCCCAGCAGGCGCGCACCTGGCGCAACGACGAGGCGGGCTACGACTCCCGGTACGCCACCCTCTACTACCCCTGGGTGCGGGTCTTCGACCCGGCCGCCGGGCGCAACACCACCGTCCCGCCGAGCGGCCACATCGCCGGCGTGTGGGCGCGCAGCGACGCCGAGCGCGGTGTGCACAAGGCGCCCGCCAACGAGGTGATCCGCGGCGCCGTGGACCTGGAGATCCGGCTCAGCAAGGGCGAGCAGGACCTGCTCAACCCCATCGGCGTGAACTGCGTACGGGCCTTCCCCGGCCGCGGTGTCCGCGTGTGGGGGGCCCGCACCCTGTCCTCCGACCCGGCCTGGCGCTACCTGAACGTGCGCCGCCTGTTCAACTACCTGGAGGAGTCGATCCTCCTGGGCACCCAGTGGGTGGTGTTCGAGCCGAACGACGACCGGCTCTGGTCGAGCATCCGGCGCAATGTCGCGGCGTTCCTCACCGAGGAGTGGCGCCGGGGAGCGCTGTTCGGCCGCACGGCCGAGGAGGCGTTCTACGTCAAGTGCGACCGTGACAACAACCCGCAGGAGTCCATCGACCAGGGCCGGGTCGTCTGCGAGATCGGCGTCGCGCCCGTCAAGCCCGCGGAGTTCGTGGTGTTCCGGCTGGCCCAGTTCTCCGACAGCACCAGCCTCATCGACGAGTGA
- a CDS encoding ATP-binding protein has protein sequence MWTRLRAVEERVRRAVAARRAADPDPDDPYRGQYLTPEAVARILAEPGGLDVRDVRDDDVRDGRDGPEPQPWPPPDDSVLGGLALRFGLSPLDLDLLLVAVAPDLDARFERLYGYLNDDLTRRRPTVGLALELCGLAGASPARFRLAPRAPLVAGGLLEVTEPERPPLSRVLAVPDRVVGHLLGSDLPDARLHGVLGEAHEDPTAAPAEVARAATALGTGSGLVHLRGRGGDAAGLATAALRAAGLRPLALDALALARRFGDLPELARVTALEARLSGAGVVLGPVEALPAEPAERARALSTLCAALRGIPLLTHGGVGWDPAWSDDAPVVLTVAAPSLERQAERWRHALGAARGAGRPAGDGSPAGTDLPAGDAAELARAVAAHRLDARQLRRAADAAVRTAAVAGRPVGPDDVRAAVRAQNGAGLDRLARRVEPAVGWDDLVLPPATHRRLRELALRARHREQVLGRWGMRPGGGRGRGVIALFAGESGTGKTMSAEVVAADLGMDLYVVDLSTVVDKYVGETEKNLERIFTEASAVNAVLLFDEADAIFGKRSEVRDARDRHANVESAYLLQRMESFDGIAVLTTNLRANLDEAFTRRLDVVADFPVPDREQRLALWERCLGDRMPRAGDLDLGFCADRFELAGGSIRACAVTAAYLAAESGGPLTMRQLVTAVAQEYRKLGRLVLGSEFGRYLADVADA, from the coding sequence CTGTGGACGCGGCTGCGCGCCGTCGAGGAGCGGGTGCGGCGGGCGGTGGCGGCCCGGCGTGCCGCCGACCCCGATCCCGACGACCCCTACCGCGGCCAGTACCTCACCCCCGAGGCGGTGGCCCGCATCCTGGCCGAACCGGGCGGCCTCGACGTACGCGACGTACGCGACGACGACGTACGCGACGGACGTGACGGACCGGAGCCCCAGCCGTGGCCCCCGCCGGACGACTCCGTCCTCGGCGGGCTCGCCCTGCGGTTCGGACTCTCCCCGCTCGACCTGGACCTGCTCCTGGTCGCGGTGGCGCCCGACCTGGACGCCCGCTTCGAGCGGCTGTACGGCTACCTCAACGACGATCTCACCCGCCGCCGGCCCACGGTCGGGCTCGCCCTGGAACTGTGCGGACTGGCCGGGGCGTCACCCGCCCGCTTCCGGCTCGCCCCCCGAGCGCCCCTGGTCGCCGGCGGCCTGCTGGAGGTCACCGAGCCGGAACGGCCGCCGCTGTCGCGGGTCCTGGCGGTCCCCGACCGGGTCGTCGGTCACCTCCTGGGAAGTGACCTGCCCGACGCCCGGCTCCACGGGGTGCTCGGCGAGGCCCACGAGGACCCGACGGCCGCGCCGGCCGAAGTGGCCCGGGCCGCGACCGCGCTCGGCACCGGCTCCGGCCTCGTCCACCTGCGCGGCCGGGGCGGCGACGCCGCGGGTCTGGCCACCGCGGCCCTGCGCGCGGCCGGGCTGCGTCCGCTGGCCCTGGACGCCCTCGCGCTCGCCCGCCGCTTCGGCGACCTGCCGGAACTGGCCCGGGTGACCGCGCTCGAAGCACGCCTGTCCGGCGCCGGGGTCGTGCTCGGCCCGGTGGAGGCGCTGCCCGCGGAGCCCGCCGAACGGGCCCGCGCGCTGAGCACCCTGTGCGCGGCACTGCGCGGAATCCCGCTGCTGACCCACGGCGGCGTGGGCTGGGACCCGGCGTGGTCGGACGACGCGCCCGTCGTCCTGACGGTGGCCGCGCCCTCCCTGGAGCGGCAGGCCGAGCGCTGGCGGCACGCCCTGGGCGCGGCCCGCGGCGCCGGCCGCCCGGCCGGTGACGGCTCGCCGGCCGGTACGGATCTCCCGGCCGGGGACGCCGCGGAACTCGCCCGGGCGGTCGCCGCGCACCGGCTGGACGCGCGGCAGCTGCGCCGCGCCGCCGACGCGGCCGTCCGCACGGCCGCCGTCGCGGGACGCCCGGTGGGCCCCGACGACGTGCGGGCCGCCGTGCGCGCCCAGAACGGCGCCGGGCTCGACCGGCTCGCCCGCCGGGTGGAGCCCGCGGTGGGCTGGGACGACCTGGTGCTCCCGCCCGCCACGCACCGGCGGCTGCGTGAACTCGCGCTGCGCGCCCGCCACCGCGAGCAGGTGCTCGGCCGGTGGGGGATGCGGCCCGGCGGCGGCCGGGGGCGGGGCGTGATCGCCTTGTTCGCGGGCGAGTCGGGCACCGGCAAGACCATGTCCGCCGAGGTCGTCGCGGCCGACCTGGGCATGGACCTGTACGTGGTGGACCTGTCCACGGTCGTCGACAAGTACGTGGGGGAGACCGAGAAGAACCTGGAACGGATCTTCACCGAGGCGTCCGCGGTCAACGCGGTGCTGCTCTTCGACGAGGCCGACGCCATCTTCGGCAAGCGGTCCGAGGTGCGGGACGCCCGCGACCGGCACGCCAACGTCGAGTCGGCCTACCTGCTGCAGCGCATGGAGTCGTTCGACGGGATCGCGGTGCTCACCACCAACCTGCGGGCCAACCTGGACGAGGCGTTCACCCGTCGCCTCGACGTGGTCGCGGACTTCCCGGTCCCCGACCGCGAGCAGCGCCTCGCCCTGTGGGAGCGCTGCCTGGGCGACCGGATGCCCCGGGCCGGCGACCTGGACCTGGGCTTCTGCGCCGACCGCTTCGAACTGGCGGGCGGTTCGATCCGGGCCTGCGCGGTGACCGCGGCGTACCTCGCGGCCGAGTCCGGCGGACCGCTGACCATGCGGCAACTGGTGACGGCGGTGGCACAGGAGTACCGCAAGCTCGGACGGCTCGTCCTGGGCAGCGAGTTCGGACGGTACCTGGCGGACGTCGCCGACGCCTGA
- a CDS encoding phage tail protein, which translates to MAEGDALSTHVFGVQLGGYLVESIQEISGLTVEEEVVEVRQVSATGKQIIRKQPGARQAGEITITRGLDQSSEFTNWIKETLNKGAVNSARQNLTIEIKDSEGTTVRRIQLMQGWASKWEGPSLKAGESSAATETVTIVFEEIVVE; encoded by the coding sequence ATGGCAGAGGGCGACGCTCTTTCCACCCACGTCTTCGGCGTGCAGCTCGGCGGCTACCTGGTCGAGTCGATCCAGGAGATCAGCGGGCTGACCGTCGAGGAGGAGGTCGTCGAGGTCCGCCAGGTCAGCGCGACGGGCAAGCAGATCATCCGCAAGCAGCCCGGCGCCCGGCAGGCCGGTGAGATCACGATCACCCGGGGACTCGACCAGAGCAGCGAGTTCACCAACTGGATCAAGGAGACCCTCAACAAGGGGGCCGTGAACTCCGCGCGGCAGAACCTCACCATCGAGATCAAGGACTCCGAGGGCACCACGGTCCGCCGCATCCAGCTCATGCAGGGCTGGGCCTCCAAGTGGGAGGGCCCCTCGCTGAAGGCGGGCGAGTCCTCCGCGGCCACCGAGACCGTCACCATCGTGTTCGAGGAGATCGTCGTCGAATGA
- a CDS encoding zinc-ribbon domain-containing protein, whose protein sequence is MRRRTVTAGNLEEILQLTTPAPQTEQEAVAPAAPPPPREEHGLRTEFEFELPRGYVDEAGVLHRDGAMRLATARDELRPQIDLRVKENPAYLSVVLLSQVITRIGTITDVHAGIVERMYATDVAFLQDFYRRVNSEGHTRAAVTCPHCEGGFEVDLSGGRLGES, encoded by the coding sequence ATGAGGCGCCGTACGGTGACGGCGGGCAATCTGGAGGAGATCCTCCAGTTGACGACGCCCGCCCCGCAGACGGAGCAGGAGGCGGTGGCCCCCGCGGCCCCGCCGCCACCCCGGGAGGAGCACGGCCTGCGCACCGAGTTCGAGTTCGAGCTGCCGCGCGGGTACGTCGACGAGGCGGGCGTGCTGCACCGCGACGGCGCGATGCGCCTGGCCACCGCCCGCGACGAACTGCGGCCCCAGATCGACCTCAGGGTCAAGGAGAACCCGGCGTACCTGAGCGTGGTGCTGCTGAGCCAGGTGATCACCCGGATCGGCACCATCACCGACGTGCACGCCGGGATCGTGGAGCGGATGTACGCCACCGACGTGGCCTTCCTCCAGGACTTCTACCGTCGCGTCAACAGCGAGGGGCACACCCGCGCGGCGGTGACCTGCCCCCACTGCGAGGGCGGCTTCGAGGTCGACCTGTCGGGTGGGCGCCTGGGGGAATCGTGA
- a CDS encoding PAAR domain-containing protein, whose translation MPAAARTGDPTSHGGLISTPPPVAAAVVARVLIGGRPAAVVGSLHACPMPPHAAMGPANVILPNPAALAAGTVLIGGVPAARMGDTTACGATVLAGAPNVQIGGGR comes from the coding sequence ATGCCAGCCGCAGCCCGTACCGGCGACCCCACCAGCCACGGCGGCCTGATCAGCACCCCGCCGCCCGTCGCTGCGGCGGTGGTGGCCCGGGTGCTGATCGGCGGGCGTCCCGCCGCCGTCGTGGGCAGTCTCCACGCCTGCCCGATGCCCCCGCACGCGGCCATGGGACCGGCCAACGTGATCCTGCCGAACCCGGCCGCGCTCGCGGCGGGCACGGTACTCATCGGCGGGGTGCCCGCCGCGCGCATGGGCGACACCACCGCGTGCGGCGCCACCGTGCTGGCCGGCGCGCCGAACGTCCAGATCGGGGGCGGGCGATGA
- a CDS encoding putative baseplate assembly protein, which yields MALPSPNLDDRRFQELVDEAKRYVQQRAPEWTDHNVSDPGVTLIETFAYLVDQLLYRLNRVPDKNYTAFLDLLGIRLFPPAAASADVDFWLSAPQPDTVVLPAGTEVTTTRGETDDAVVFTTTDELHIAPSELTRLVTAPRAGEQTDRTRTLAEGRDIPCFQAAPEPGDALLFGLPTAVPRCIVAVRLDSRVEGVGVDPRQPPLVWEAWHGSGWQVCETGPDTTGGLNRPGEVIVYVPAGHRASVIGGTRAGWLRCRVTEPEPGQPFYSESPTVREASVFTVGGTMCAEHAVTVTDVPLGTSEGVAGQTFRVGRPPVLLDGAPPVVEVSSAEGWQRWDVVEHFGRSGPADRHVRVDATTGEFAFPPALREPDGTLRQCGAVPPKGAQVRVARYRTGGGPAGNVARGAISVLRSSVPYVARVTNREAARGGVAGETVANAKLRAPEALRMQERAVTAEDYEILSRQAAPSVRRVRCLPAADGPGAVRVLVVPDAVPDEGDRLRFEQLIPSDRVLQAITSCLDERRLIGTRLVVEPPVYQGVTVVARLTTAPGDADRVREAALAALFGYLDPLRGGPEGTGWPFGRPVQYGEVFGVVQRATGDALVEEIRLFPADPITGRRGAPSDRIDVGAGALVFSYQHQVVVTAAGPEDRG from the coding sequence ATGGCCCTGCCCTCCCCCAACCTGGACGACCGGCGGTTCCAGGAACTCGTCGACGAGGCCAAGCGGTACGTCCAGCAGCGCGCACCGGAGTGGACCGACCACAACGTCTCCGACCCGGGCGTCACGCTGATCGAGACCTTCGCCTACCTCGTGGACCAACTGCTGTACCGGCTGAACCGGGTGCCGGACAAGAACTACACCGCCTTCCTCGACCTGCTGGGCATCCGCCTGTTCCCGCCGGCCGCCGCCTCGGCCGACGTCGACTTCTGGCTGTCGGCGCCGCAGCCCGACACCGTCGTCCTGCCCGCGGGCACCGAGGTGACCACCACGCGCGGCGAGACCGACGACGCCGTGGTGTTCACCACCACGGACGAACTGCACATCGCGCCCAGCGAGTTGACGCGGCTGGTGACCGCTCCCCGGGCCGGCGAGCAGACCGACCGGACCCGCACGCTCGCCGAGGGCCGCGACATCCCCTGCTTCCAGGCGGCGCCGGAGCCGGGCGACGCGCTGCTGTTCGGCCTGCCCACCGCCGTGCCGCGGTGCATCGTCGCGGTCCGGCTGGACAGCCGGGTGGAGGGCGTCGGCGTGGACCCCCGCCAGCCCCCGCTCGTGTGGGAGGCGTGGCACGGCAGCGGCTGGCAGGTGTGCGAGACGGGCCCGGACACCACCGGCGGACTGAACCGGCCGGGCGAGGTCATCGTGTACGTACCGGCCGGGCACCGCGCGTCCGTCATCGGCGGGACCCGGGCCGGCTGGCTGCGCTGCCGCGTCACCGAACCCGAGCCCGGCCAGCCGTTCTACTCGGAGTCCCCGACGGTGCGCGAGGCGTCGGTGTTCACCGTGGGCGGCACCATGTGCGCCGAGCACGCGGTGACCGTGACCGACGTGCCGCTCGGCACCTCCGAGGGGGTCGCGGGCCAGACGTTCCGGGTCGGCCGCCCGCCCGTCCTCCTCGACGGCGCGCCCCCCGTGGTGGAGGTCTCCTCGGCCGAAGGGTGGCAGCGCTGGGACGTGGTGGAGCACTTCGGCCGCTCCGGGCCCGCCGACCGGCACGTCCGGGTGGACGCCACCACCGGGGAGTTCGCCTTTCCCCCGGCGCTGCGCGAGCCGGACGGCACCCTGCGGCAGTGCGGCGCGGTGCCGCCCAAGGGCGCCCAGGTGCGGGTGGCCCGCTACCGCACCGGCGGCGGCCCCGCGGGCAATGTCGCCCGCGGCGCCATCTCCGTGCTGCGCAGCTCCGTCCCGTACGTCGCCCGGGTCACCAACCGGGAGGCGGCGCGCGGCGGCGTGGCCGGCGAAACCGTCGCCAACGCCAAGCTGCGCGCCCCGGAGGCGCTGCGGATGCAGGAGCGCGCGGTGACCGCCGAGGACTACGAGATCCTCAGCCGCCAGGCGGCGCCCTCGGTGCGCCGGGTCCGCTGCCTGCCCGCCGCGGACGGCCCCGGCGCGGTACGGGTCCTGGTGGTGCCGGACGCGGTGCCCGACGAGGGCGACCGGCTCCGCTTCGAGCAGCTCATCCCCTCGGACCGGGTGCTCCAGGCGATCACCTCCTGCCTGGACGAGCGGCGCCTGATCGGCACCCGCCTCGTGGTGGAGCCGCCGGTCTACCAGGGCGTCACGGTGGTGGCCCGCCTCACGACGGCGCCGGGCGACGCCGACCGGGTGCGCGAGGCGGCGCTCGCCGCCCTGTTCGGCTACCTCGATCCGCTGCGCGGCGGCCCGGAGGGCACCGGGTGGCCGTTCGGGCGGCCGGTGCAGTACGGGGAGGTGTTCGGCGTGGTGCAACGCGCCACCGGGGACGCGCTGGTGGAGGAGATCCGGCTCTTCCCCGCCGACCCGATCACCGGGCGGCGCGGCGCTCCGTCGGACCGCATCGACGTGGGTGCGGGCGCGCTGGTCTTCTCCTACCAGCACCAGGTGGTCGTCACGGCCGCCGGGCCGGAGGACCGGGGATGA
- a CDS encoding GPW/gp25 family protein, with translation MSDRFIGRGWAFPMRVGPTGGIALVEREREIEEAIRLVLATAPGERPMRPEFGCGIHDYVFAPGDGATAGRVAQQVREALERWEPRIAVDDVVVAYDTVEAGTLYIDVHYTVRSTNDRRNLVFPFYTIPSDEGGGERGAA, from the coding sequence ATGAGCGACCGGTTCATCGGCCGGGGCTGGGCGTTCCCGATGCGGGTCGGGCCGACCGGCGGCATCGCCCTGGTCGAGCGCGAGCGCGAGATCGAGGAGGCGATCCGCCTGGTCCTGGCGACCGCGCCCGGCGAGCGCCCCATGCGCCCGGAGTTCGGCTGCGGCATCCACGACTACGTCTTCGCCCCCGGCGACGGCGCCACCGCCGGGCGGGTCGCCCAGCAGGTGCGCGAGGCCCTGGAGCGGTGGGAGCCGCGCATCGCGGTCGACGACGTGGTGGTCGCCTACGACACGGTCGAGGCGGGCACCCTCTACATCGACGTCCACTACACCGTGCGCTCCACCAACGACCGGCGCAATCTGGTCTTCCCCTTCTACACGATCCCGTCCGACGAGGGCGGCGGGGAACGGGGCGCCGCCTGA
- a CDS encoding VgrG-related protein produces MSTAEAQGGRSFAADPVVEAPAELPKIWAAQLVSCVVDENVGLPDAAVLTFRDPDHEFLRATGITIGTPLRVSVVTVSGRARERLFNGEVTALEVDRDSTGSFTVVRAYSKAHRLQRGRKVVAYRNMTAAAIVRKVAAGAGLACGTVEAAPVSYRQLSQANVSDWEFLQYLAGESGAQVRVDDQGVLQFTRPEKAAGAPAPSTSATRDPMVLEYGRNLLALRAALSAADGAASVEVRGWDVTTKKPLVARQPSVVSDTVVPGLSPQTGARFGASAKLAVTDTPYRTQAETTAAAGAMAAQVSAGFGELEAVAEGNPRLRAGKPVALGNVGPAFSGRYTATAVRHVLEPYGGYRTTVWVSASPDRSLTGLVTGANAPGRGPRMPGLAIGVVTDVREPGGAERGEVRLRFPWLDDTYTTDWVRTVQWGGKGGGGVVSPEVNDEVLVGFEQGLLDSPYVIGGLYNGVDRPSPHDVPLVDATSGRVNRRSVVSRSGHRVELLDARAPGPSGLRLTTGDERLEVRLDDRRDRIELTVYAGRGRPLTSVLLDRDGITLDAGRGDVTVRGRRVEIDATDTVTVGGRSVRVTGQTEATVDGGLLGVLKARLIKIN; encoded by the coding sequence GTGAGCACAGCCGAGGCACAGGGCGGCCGGTCGTTCGCGGCCGACCCGGTAGTGGAGGCCCCCGCCGAACTGCCGAAGATCTGGGCGGCGCAACTGGTGAGCTGCGTGGTCGACGAGAACGTGGGCCTGCCCGACGCGGCGGTGCTCACCTTCCGCGATCCCGACCACGAGTTCCTGCGGGCCACCGGCATCACCATCGGCACCCCGCTGCGGGTGTCGGTGGTGACGGTGTCGGGGCGGGCCCGGGAGCGGCTGTTCAACGGCGAGGTGACGGCGCTGGAGGTGGACCGGGACAGCACCGGCTCCTTCACGGTGGTGCGGGCCTACTCCAAGGCGCACCGCCTGCAACGGGGCCGCAAGGTGGTGGCGTACCGGAACATGACGGCCGCCGCGATCGTCCGCAAGGTGGCCGCCGGGGCCGGGCTGGCCTGCGGCACCGTCGAGGCGGCGCCGGTCAGCTACCGCCAGCTCTCGCAGGCGAACGTGTCCGACTGGGAGTTCCTGCAGTACCTGGCGGGCGAGAGCGGTGCGCAGGTACGCGTCGACGACCAGGGGGTGCTCCAGTTCACCCGGCCCGAGAAGGCCGCCGGAGCGCCCGCGCCCTCGACCTCCGCGACCCGCGACCCGATGGTGCTGGAGTACGGGCGCAACCTGCTGGCGCTGCGCGCCGCGCTGTCGGCCGCGGACGGGGCCGCGTCGGTGGAGGTCCGCGGCTGGGACGTCACCACGAAGAAGCCGCTGGTGGCCCGGCAGCCGTCGGTGGTCAGCGACACGGTGGTGCCGGGCCTGAGCCCGCAGACCGGCGCCCGGTTCGGCGCGTCGGCGAAGCTGGCCGTCACGGACACCCCGTACCGCACGCAGGCGGAGACGACGGCGGCCGCCGGCGCGATGGCCGCCCAGGTCAGCGCGGGCTTCGGGGAGCTGGAGGCGGTGGCCGAGGGCAACCCCCGGCTGCGGGCGGGCAAGCCCGTGGCGCTCGGCAACGTGGGGCCGGCGTTCTCCGGCCGCTACACGGCCACGGCGGTGCGGCACGTCCTGGAGCCGTACGGCGGCTACCGCACGACGGTGTGGGTGAGCGCCAGCCCCGACCGCTCCCTGACCGGCCTGGTGACCGGGGCCAACGCGCCGGGCCGCGGCCCGCGCATGCCGGGCCTGGCGATCGGCGTGGTGACCGACGTGCGCGAGCCCGGCGGCGCGGAACGCGGCGAGGTGCGCCTGCGGTTCCCCTGGCTGGACGACACCTACACGACCGACTGGGTCCGCACCGTGCAGTGGGGCGGCAAGGGCGGCGGGGGGGTGGTGAGCCCGGAGGTGAACGACGAGGTCCTGGTCGGTTTCGAACAGGGCCTGCTGGACAGCCCGTACGTCATCGGGGGGCTCTACAACGGCGTGGACCGGCCGTCGCCCCACGACGTCCCGCTGGTCGACGCCACCAGCGGCCGGGTCAACCGCCGTTCGGTGGTGTCCCGTTCCGGGCACCGGGTGGAACTCCTCGACGCGAGGGCGCCCGGCCCCTCCGGGCTGCGGCTCACGACGGGCGACGAGCGTCTCGAAGTACGCCTGGACGACCGGCGCGACCGGATCGAGCTCACGGTGTACGCCGGACGGGGCCGTCCCCTCACCTCCGTCCTGCTCGACAGGGACGGCATCACGCTGGACGCCGGGCGCGGTGACGTGACCGTACGCGGCCGCCGGGTGGAGATCGACGCCACCGACACGGTGACGGTCGGCGGCCGTTCGGTGCGGGTCACCGGGCAGACGGAGGCCACCGTCGACGGCGGTCTGCTGGGCGTCCTCAAGGCCCGTCTCATCAAGATCAACTGA